In a genomic window of Croceibacterium sp. TMG7-5b_MA50:
- a CDS encoding glycosyltransferase family 2 protein translates to MQVGKVRSRGGWWHLPLAYADAARLAPRAFATALWWRILGKRVRARGHFAPLLSASRHAYAVWLSREALPAGSGTGPAILALVAPGAGRAATLASLAAESVPVIGNAADAAPGSWLLPLYPGDVLATGAAALYRAATADTAADILYADDDLLVAGRRTGPHFKPGWNAELFAHHDYLAGTALLRARDSLVGSDAAALLRAAIAASDQPPQHLPHVLHHRHARPAPTLPPRPLAVDRQALPPVSIVIPTRNRVDLLRQVTDGLARTDYPATEIIIVDNGSDDPATLRWLSEWAARDPACHIVLPQPGPFNYSALNNHAVRQATGELVCLLNNDIEMIGPDWLAIMAQQALRPEVGAVGARLLYPDGRIQHAGVVMGVGNAAGHAHRFLRPEVEGWHHRHSLPHFVSAVTAACLVVRRDRFEAVSGLDEANFAVAFNDVDLCLRLNQRGWQSLYEPRATLVHHESVSRGLDRDPVGAARFAGELAALKRIWGTETLVDPWHHPELSRATERFSVGL, encoded by the coding sequence ATGCAGGTTGGGAAAGTTCGATCGCGCGGCGGATGGTGGCACCTGCCGCTGGCTTATGCCGATGCTGCGCGCCTGGCGCCGCGCGCCTTCGCCACGGCGCTGTGGTGGCGCATCCTGGGCAAGCGGGTGCGCGCCCGCGGACACTTCGCGCCGCTGCTGTCGGCCTCCCGCCACGCCTACGCCGTCTGGCTGTCGCGCGAGGCGCTGCCGGCCGGCAGCGGAACTGGCCCGGCGATCCTGGCACTGGTCGCACCTGGGGCCGGACGCGCGGCGACGCTGGCGAGCCTGGCGGCGGAAAGCGTGCCGGTGATCGGCAACGCCGCCGATGCGGCCCCCGGCAGCTGGCTGCTGCCGCTCTACCCGGGCGACGTGCTGGCGACGGGTGCGGCCGCGCTATACCGCGCGGCGACGGCGGATACGGCAGCGGACATCCTGTACGCCGATGACGACCTGCTGGTGGCGGGCCGGCGCACCGGTCCGCATTTCAAGCCCGGCTGGAACGCGGAACTGTTCGCCCACCACGACTATCTCGCCGGTACGGCGCTACTGCGTGCGCGCGATAGCTTGGTCGGCAGCGACGCGGCCGCGCTGCTGCGGGCGGCGATCGCCGCGTCGGACCAGCCGCCGCAGCATCTGCCCCATGTTTTGCACCACCGGCATGCCCGGCCCGCGCCAACCCTGCCGCCACGGCCCTTGGCGGTGGACCGGCAGGCGCTGCCGCCGGTGAGCATCGTTATCCCCACGCGCAATCGGGTGGACCTGCTGCGCCAGGTGACCGATGGCCTCGCCCGCACGGACTATCCCGCGACCGAGATCATCATCGTCGACAATGGCAGCGATGATCCGGCGACATTGCGCTGGCTGAGTGAATGGGCCGCACGCGACCCGGCCTGCCACATCGTGCTGCCCCAGCCAGGGCCATTCAACTATTCGGCGCTGAACAACCACGCGGTGCGGCAGGCGACGGGCGAGCTCGTCTGCCTGCTCAACAACGATATCGAGATGATCGGGCCGGACTGGCTGGCGATCATGGCGCAGCAGGCCCTGCGGCCGGAAGTCGGTGCTGTCGGCGCGAGGCTGCTCTACCCTGACGGCCGGATCCAGCATGCCGGCGTCGTGATGGGGGTAGGCAACGCTGCCGGCCACGCGCATCGCTTCCTGCGGCCGGAGGTGGAGGGATGGCACCACCGCCATTCGCTGCCGCATTTCGTCTCTGCCGTGACCGCCGCCTGCCTGGTGGTACGGCGCGACCGGTTCGAAGCGGTGAGCGGGTTGGACGAGGCGAACTTCGCCGTCGCCTTCAACGATGTCGACCTGTGTCTGCGGCTGAACCAGCGCGGCTGGCAGAGCCTCTACGAACCGCGTGCGACGCTGGTGCATCACGAATCCGTCAGCCGCGGACTGGACCGTGACCCGGTGGGCGCGGCCCGGTTCGCGGGCGAGCTGGCCGCTCTCAAACGCATCTGGGGGACCGAAACGCTGGTCGATCCCTGGCATCACCCTGAACTCAGCCGTGCGACCGAACGCTTCTCGGTAGGACTATGA
- a CDS encoding ABC transporter ATP-binding protein, giving the protein MIICRDLCKSYKLGHGRKQVLRNVNLAVQPGERVALLGRNGAGKSTLIKLLGGVEMPDSGKIERHMSLSWPLGFAGGFQGSLTGYDNARFIARIYDRDYSAMRDFVEDFTELGRQLKMPVKTYSSGMRARLAFALSLAIEFDCYLIDEVIMVGDQNFQRKCHFELFEKREDRTMILASHSPDIVHTFCDRALILDKGELLAYENLDAALAAYAEL; this is encoded by the coding sequence ATGATCATCTGCCGGGACCTGTGCAAGTCGTACAAGCTTGGGCATGGACGCAAGCAGGTATTGCGCAACGTCAACCTTGCCGTCCAGCCTGGCGAACGGGTGGCGCTGCTGGGGCGCAACGGTGCGGGCAAGAGCACACTGATCAAGCTGCTGGGTGGCGTGGAAATGCCTGATTCGGGCAAGATCGAGCGACATATGTCGCTATCTTGGCCGCTCGGCTTTGCTGGCGGCTTTCAAGGGAGCCTTACCGGATACGATAATGCCCGTTTCATCGCGCGCATCTACGACCGCGATTACAGCGCCATGCGCGACTTCGTGGAGGATTTCACGGAGCTCGGCCGGCAGCTGAAGATGCCGGTCAAGACCTATTCGTCCGGTATGCGCGCGCGGCTCGCCTTCGCCTTGTCGCTGGCGATTGAGTTCGACTGTTACCTGATTGATGAAGTCATCATGGTCGGCGACCAGAACTTCCAGCGCAAATGTCATTTCGAGCTGTTTGAGAAGCGGGAGGACCGCACCATGATCCTGGCCTCCCACAGTCCGGACATAGTGCACACTTTCTGCGACAGGGCACTGATCCTCGACAAGGGGGAACTGCTCGCATACGAAAACCTCGACGCGGCCCTTGCCGCCTATGCGGAGCTGTAG
- a CDS encoding family 43 glycosylhydrolase, whose protein sequence is MRRAAAALATLTLPACATVPADGSVFAGADPAALVADGQVWLYPTGGEGALHSWRRSADGQWQRGPALIRLDQIGWIPAAEQRQLWAPHMAAANGRYYFYYSVGPQEPWPAKIGVAVCDTPAGPCADSGRPLLDGADSANLAARARPECTDGMEPTGSGRFRFEAIDPMVFADPATGRHLLYAGGSNGSLLRVWELAPDMVSIVREVPVDQPPCFTEGAWMHERAGTYYLTYSSGHWDRSDYSVRYATAQSATGPWTYRGTILSSAGTIKGPGHHSLFTDPVTGQEMIAYHRWEGQAGDGPYRNARRQVAIAPLRYRADGTIVPVDPGAP, encoded by the coding sequence ATGCGGCGTGCGGCAGCCGCGCTCGCCACCCTCACGCTGCCGGCCTGCGCCACGGTGCCCGCGGATGGCAGCGTCTTCGCCGGCGCCGATCCGGCGGCGCTGGTAGCCGACGGGCAGGTTTGGCTGTACCCGACCGGCGGCGAGGGCGCGCTGCATTCATGGCGCCGCTCGGCCGACGGCCAGTGGCAGCGCGGCCCGGCGCTGATCCGCCTGGACCAGATCGGCTGGATCCCGGCGGCGGAGCAGCGCCAGCTCTGGGCCCCGCACATGGCGGCGGCGAACGGGCGCTATTACTTCTACTACTCCGTCGGCCCGCAGGAGCCATGGCCCGCCAAGATCGGCGTCGCCGTGTGCGACACGCCCGCCGGTCCTTGTGCCGACAGCGGCCGCCCCCTGCTGGACGGCGCGGACTCCGCCAACCTCGCCGCCCGCGCTCGGCCGGAATGCACGGACGGAATGGAACCCACCGGATCGGGCCGCTTCCGATTTGAAGCGATCGATCCGATGGTCTTCGCCGATCCCGCTACGGGTCGCCACCTGCTCTATGCCGGGGGCAGCAACGGATCGCTGCTCCGAGTATGGGAATTGGCGCCGGACATGGTCAGCATCGTGCGGGAGGTACCCGTGGACCAGCCACCCTGCTTCACGGAAGGCGCCTGGATGCACGAGCGTGCGGGCACCTATTACCTCACCTACAGCTCGGGTCATTGGGATCGATCCGACTATTCGGTGCGCTACGCCACCGCGCAATCCGCGACCGGCCCGTGGACCTATCGCGGCACGATCCTGTCCAGCGCCGGCACCATCAAGGGGCCGGGCCATCACAGCCTGTTCACCGATCCTGTTACCGGGCAGGAGATGATCGCCTATCACCGTTGGGAGGGACAGGCCGGCGATGGTCCATATCGCAACGCCCGGCGGCAGGTCGCGATCGCGCCGCTGCGTTACCGCGCGGACGGCACCATCGTGCCGGTCGATCCCGGCGCTCCATAA
- a CDS encoding TonB-dependent receptor codes for MRKSLFRVTASALAILAGNTHALAQGVQVPPAGQGTTATGTPDPTDQVPANPPGQPVAEGDQIIVTGLRRSLESAAEIKRNSDAFVDAIVAEDIGKLPDTFASSALARVSGVTVSRGGGESAGVTVRGLPDISTTYNGREIFTAEGRFVQIQDFPAGTVAALEVFKSPTANLVEGGIGGQVNVRGRRPFDFAGFELSGSLNGVDWDQSDKLSWNGNLLVSNRWDTGIGEIGVLVNASYVGLNFLDSTREQSLVIGTSPPASGSGPSVRYPDAQALFLGYGDRFRPSANAAIQWKPTPELEIYVDGLFQGYRGKDFNRFMFVPIFGDGTTLTNLTTREGDPTIANSATVTGAFRPDGFYGSFNGKTDTYQVGGGVIWQRDALRLSADVAYTDSTYTLDGVNIDYAFASSPVRNVQFEQGDDGGPSFEFVNFNVGDPANYISRGLFQEYLEVGGKDIQARADAQYEFDGGFLQRLDFGVRFNDRDANRDRGAPYINNEAARVPISSLPLEFTNNPIGFDFGGGFPVRYFAAANTSSIRDNLVDLREFYGAPEGRPAFNPTENFTANEKAYAAYGQFKYGFDLPGDMLVDGVVGLRAVRTETRITGFQRDETDPANPVFTPITAENEYTDYLPNVSARIAFTDELQLRLAYTQTRTRPNFFDLNPTLTVGPPVVNPNPNDPNSAARGIVSGNPNLTPLTSDNYDISLEWYFSRSGSLTGALFRRDAQGFISRAITFANDPVYGLVRIDRPENTGDTRFQGAEIGFTSFLDLESLPEWARGFGIQANATYIDSAGDLATALAGSPNVVGEQLRFNGVSKWAYNLIGLYERPKFSARLAYNYRSDFVNYYSIEPLDVGTDGSPRTRGLVEQGRGQLDFSTTFTPIPNITVAFDVVNVLGNPLQRYRQFNDNGDEFARQIIYLERTYSLGVRFRF; via the coding sequence ATGAGGAAGTCACTTTTCCGCGTCACCGCGTCTGCATTGGCGATCCTCGCCGGTAATACGCACGCATTGGCTCAGGGCGTGCAGGTACCGCCTGCAGGCCAGGGCACCACCGCCACCGGCACGCCCGATCCCACCGACCAGGTGCCCGCCAATCCACCGGGTCAGCCGGTGGCCGAAGGCGACCAGATCATCGTTACCGGCCTGCGCCGCAGCCTGGAATCCGCGGCCGAGATCAAGCGCAATTCGGATGCATTCGTCGATGCCATCGTGGCGGAGGATATCGGCAAACTGCCCGACACCTTCGCCTCCTCCGCGCTTGCCCGCGTGTCGGGCGTGACCGTCAGTCGGGGTGGCGGCGAATCCGCCGGCGTCACCGTACGCGGCCTGCCCGATATCAGCACCACCTATAACGGGCGGGAGATCTTCACGGCGGAAGGGCGCTTCGTCCAGATCCAGGATTTCCCGGCCGGCACCGTGGCCGCGCTGGAGGTGTTCAAGTCGCCCACTGCCAATCTGGTGGAGGGCGGTATCGGTGGGCAGGTGAACGTGCGTGGCCGCCGCCCGTTCGATTTCGCCGGATTCGAGTTGTCAGGATCGCTGAACGGGGTCGACTGGGACCAGTCGGACAAGCTGTCGTGGAATGGCAACCTGCTGGTCAGCAATCGCTGGGACACCGGCATCGGCGAGATCGGCGTGCTGGTGAACGCGTCCTATGTCGGGCTAAACTTCCTTGATTCCACGCGCGAGCAATCGCTGGTGATCGGCACCTCGCCGCCGGCCAGCGGCTCAGGGCCCAGCGTCCGCTATCCCGATGCACAGGCGTTGTTCCTGGGCTATGGCGACCGCTTCCGTCCGTCCGCGAATGCAGCGATCCAGTGGAAGCCGACGCCCGAACTGGAAATCTATGTCGACGGCCTGTTCCAGGGTTATCGCGGCAAGGATTTCAATCGCTTCATGTTCGTCCCGATCTTTGGCGACGGCACCACGCTGACCAATCTGACCACCCGCGAAGGCGATCCAACCATCGCCAACAGCGCAACCGTCACCGGCGCGTTCCGGCCCGACGGATTTTACGGGTCGTTCAACGGCAAGACCGACACCTATCAGGTGGGTGGCGGCGTGATCTGGCAACGGGATGCGCTGCGCCTGTCGGCCGACGTCGCTTATACCGACAGCACCTACACGCTGGATGGCGTCAACATCGATTATGCCTTCGCGAGTTCGCCCGTGCGCAACGTGCAGTTCGAACAGGGCGATGATGGCGGGCCTAGCTTCGAGTTCGTGAACTTCAATGTGGGCGACCCGGCCAATTACATCAGCCGCGGGCTGTTCCAGGAATATCTTGAGGTCGGCGGCAAGGACATCCAGGCGCGAGCCGATGCACAATACGAGTTCGACGGCGGCTTCCTGCAGCGGCTCGACTTCGGCGTGCGCTTCAACGACCGCGATGCCAATCGCGATCGCGGCGCGCCGTACATCAATAACGAGGCGGCGCGCGTGCCGATCTCCTCACTGCCACTGGAATTCACCAACAATCCTATCGGCTTCGATTTCGGTGGCGGCTTCCCCGTCCGCTACTTCGCGGCGGCGAACACCAGCAGCATCCGCGATAATCTGGTGGATCTGCGCGAATTCTATGGTGCGCCGGAAGGACGCCCGGCCTTCAACCCGACAGAGAACTTCACCGCCAACGAGAAGGCGTATGCCGCGTATGGCCAGTTCAAGTACGGCTTCGACCTGCCCGGCGACATGCTGGTGGATGGCGTGGTCGGCCTGCGCGCGGTGCGCACCGAAACGCGCATCACCGGCTTCCAGCGGGACGAGACCGATCCGGCGAACCCCGTATTTACGCCGATCACGGCCGAGAACGAGTACACCGATTACCTGCCCAATGTCAGCGCGCGGATCGCCTTCACGGATGAGCTGCAATTACGGCTCGCCTACACGCAGACGCGCACCCGGCCGAATTTCTTCGATCTCAATCCGACGCTCACGGTCGGGCCACCGGTGGTGAACCCCAATCCCAACGATCCCAACAGCGCGGCGCGCGGGATCGTCAGCGGCAATCCGAACCTGACGCCGCTCACCTCCGACAATTACGACATCAGCCTGGAATGGTACTTCTCGCGCAGCGGGTCGCTGACGGGCGCGCTGTTCCGGCGCGATGCACAGGGGTTCATCTCGCGCGCGATCACCTTCGCCAATGATCCGGTCTACGGGCTGGTGCGGATCGATCGGCCGGAAAATACCGGCGATACCCGCTTCCAGGGGGCCGAGATCGGCTTCACAAGCTTCCTTGATCTGGAAAGCCTGCCGGAATGGGCGCGCGGGTTCGGCATCCAAGCGAATGCGACCTATATCGATTCTGCCGGCGATCTTGCGACGGCGCTGGCGGGGTCACCCAATGTCGTCGGGGAACAGCTGCGCTTCAACGGCGTGTCCAAATGGGCCTACAACCTGATCGGCCTGTACGAACGGCCGAAATTCTCTGCGCGACTGGCGTATAATTACCGTTCCGACTTCGTGAACTACTACAGCATCGAACCGCTGGATGTGGGCACCGACGGCAGCCCGCGGACCCGCGGTCTGGTGGAGCAGGGACGCGGCCAGCTCGATTTCTCGACCACCTTCACGCCGATCCCCAACATCACAGTGGCATTCGACGTGGTGAACGTGCTCGGCAATCCGCTGCAGCGTTATCGCCAATTCAACGACAATGGCGACGAGTTCGCGCGCCAGATCATCTATCTGGAGCGGACCTATTCGCTGGGCGTGCGCTTCCGGTTCTGA
- a CDS encoding DUF5672 family protein has product MSERLPLPQVTLLAVTSVNLPATIAAIDASRRQIAFGACKLLTDAQVVAPHPEVEVVPIAPLTSSRAYSAFMLQQLADHVTTPFCLVVQWDGHVLDPGRWRPEFLDHDYVGASWPQFHDGFDVGNGGFSLRSRRLLEACRADQFVPRHPEDVAIGRTNRAWLEAQGLRFASRPLADLFAAERAGNPAASFGYHGAWLMPRVLGSARFWQLYTTLDERGSMVRDRGMIARQLARGPDGLRRAARMLLDLATRKR; this is encoded by the coding sequence ATGAGCGAACGATTGCCTTTGCCGCAGGTCACGCTGCTCGCGGTCACTTCGGTAAACCTGCCGGCGACGATCGCTGCCATCGATGCAAGCCGGCGGCAGATCGCCTTTGGTGCATGCAAGCTGCTGACCGATGCGCAGGTGGTAGCTCCGCATCCCGAGGTGGAGGTGGTGCCAATCGCGCCGCTTACCTCGTCGCGCGCCTATTCCGCCTTCATGCTGCAGCAGCTGGCAGATCATGTGACGACACCGTTTTGCCTTGTGGTGCAGTGGGACGGGCATGTTCTGGATCCAGGTCGCTGGCGGCCTGAGTTCCTTGACCACGATTATGTCGGCGCTAGCTGGCCGCAATTCCATGATGGCTTCGATGTGGGGAATGGCGGCTTCTCCCTGCGCAGCCGCCGCTTGCTGGAAGCCTGCCGGGCAGATCAGTTCGTGCCCCGCCACCCGGAAGACGTCGCGATCGGTCGCACCAACCGCGCCTGGCTGGAGGCGCAGGGCCTCCGCTTCGCATCGCGCCCGCTGGCCGACCTGTTCGCGGCGGAGCGGGCGGGCAACCCGGCAGCAAGCTTCGGCTATCACGGTGCCTGGCTGATGCCGCGCGTTTTGGGGTCTGCGCGGTTCTGGCAGCTTTACACAACCCTCGACGAGCGCGGGAGCATGGTGCGCGATCGCGGGATGATCGCTCGGCAGTTGGCTCGCGGGCCAGATGGCCTGAGGCGGGCGGCGCGGATGCTGCTTGACCTTGCGACCCGCAAGCGGTGA
- a CDS encoding cellulase family glycosylhydrolase produces MAPRLFLAGALATLAIAGTPAQAREMWTPAEAHGWYDRQPWLVGANYNPASAINQFEMWQAETWDPQRIDQELGWAQGIGMNTMRVYLHNMLWEDDAEGLKRRMEEFLTIAARHNIRPMFVLFDSCWDPNPVSGPQRPPIPGVHNSGWMQAPGAARLADRSQYDKLEAYVKDVVGHFANDERVLAWDVWNEPNNGGGGNYPETPNKTRLVAGLLDDVFAWARSADPTQPLTSGLWIGESWDKRDTLDAVERIQVSQSDVNSFHDYNWPEQFERRANQMLSYGRPVLCTEYMARGNGSTFDGSLPVGKRMNIAMINWGFVDGKSQTRLPWDSWKKPYTFDEPTIWFHEVFRNDGTPYRQAETDLIRRLAAEPKVAQSATR; encoded by the coding sequence ATGGCACCCAGACTGTTCCTTGCCGGCGCCTTGGCGACCTTGGCGATCGCAGGCACGCCAGCACAGGCGCGCGAGATGTGGACCCCGGCAGAGGCGCATGGCTGGTACGACCGGCAGCCCTGGCTGGTCGGCGCGAACTACAATCCCGCCAGCGCCATCAACCAGTTTGAGATGTGGCAGGCGGAAACCTGGGACCCGCAGCGGATCGACCAGGAACTGGGCTGGGCGCAAGGCATCGGCATGAACACGATGCGCGTCTACCTCCATAACATGCTGTGGGAGGATGACGCGGAGGGGCTGAAGCGGCGGATGGAGGAGTTCCTCACCATCGCCGCGCGGCACAATATCCGCCCGATGTTCGTGCTGTTCGACAGCTGCTGGGACCCGAACCCTGTCTCCGGCCCGCAGCGCCCGCCCATTCCCGGCGTCCATAATTCGGGTTGGATGCAGGCGCCGGGCGCCGCGCGGCTGGCCGATCGCAGCCAGTACGACAAGCTGGAAGCCTATGTGAAGGACGTCGTCGGGCATTTCGCCAATGACGAGCGCGTGCTCGCCTGGGACGTGTGGAACGAACCCAACAATGGCGGCGGCGGCAATTACCCGGAAACGCCCAACAAGACGCGGCTGGTCGCCGGCTTGCTGGACGACGTGTTCGCCTGGGCCCGCTCCGCCGATCCCACTCAGCCGCTGACCAGCGGCCTCTGGATCGGCGAGAGCTGGGACAAGCGCGACACGCTGGATGCGGTGGAGCGAATCCAGGTCAGCCAGTCGGACGTGAACAGCTTCCACGACTACAATTGGCCCGAACAGTTCGAACGCCGCGCCAACCAGATGCTGAGCTACGGCCGCCCGGTCCTGTGCACCGAATACATGGCGCGTGGCAACGGATCGACCTTCGATGGGTCGCTGCCGGTGGGCAAGCGGATGAACATCGCCATGATCAACTGGGGCTTTGTCGACGGCAAGAGCCAGACGCGCCTGCCGTGGGATTCTTGGAAGAAGCCTTACACCTTCGACGAGCCCACGATCTGGTTCCACGAGGTGTTCCGTAATGATGGCACCCCGTACCGGCAGGCGGAGACGGACCTGATCCGCCGCCTCGCCGCCGAACCGAAGGTCGCGCAGTCGGCGACACGCTGA
- a CDS encoding phytanoyl-CoA dioxygenase family protein — translation MNNPFPGVPHIESPLFPRLREQLDLTAEEARIADELFARGYAVLDFPDPEIDARMERIKTHLGPRYGIDFADPRSDKTAGERRVQDAWKFDADVKAIAANQVLLGLLSKLYGRRAFPFQTLNFPVGTQQEAHTDAVHFSSLPQRFMCGVWLAMEDIAPEAGPVFYVPGSHRWPQLSNAMIGRRGHGSSLSSAQDPFAEGWRALMEVHGGMEEPFLAKKGQALIWTANLLHGGSRQTDPHLTRWSQVTHYYFEDCIWYTPAFSDEALGRLRMREPVAITDGVQRRNSWLGEPVAVDRPAKLSLLQRVKQVKWLGR, via the coding sequence ATGAACAATCCTTTTCCCGGCGTGCCGCACATCGAGTCCCCCCTGTTTCCCCGTTTGCGCGAGCAGCTGGATCTGACGGCAGAGGAAGCGCGGATCGCGGACGAGCTGTTCGCACGCGGCTATGCCGTGCTCGACTTCCCCGATCCGGAGATCGACGCACGGATGGAGCGGATCAAGACGCATCTGGGCCCCCGCTACGGCATCGACTTCGCCGATCCCCGATCGGACAAGACCGCAGGCGAACGACGGGTGCAGGATGCCTGGAAGTTCGACGCCGACGTGAAGGCGATCGCCGCCAACCAGGTGCTGCTGGGTCTGCTGAGCAAGCTCTATGGCCGCAGGGCATTTCCATTCCAGACCCTGAACTTTCCCGTCGGCACGCAGCAGGAGGCGCATACCGACGCGGTCCACTTCTCCAGCCTGCCCCAACGCTTCATGTGCGGCGTGTGGCTGGCGATGGAGGATATCGCGCCCGAGGCCGGGCCGGTGTTCTACGTTCCGGGATCGCACCGGTGGCCGCAGCTCAGCAACGCGATGATTGGCCGCCGCGGACATGGCAGCAGCCTGAGCTCGGCACAGGATCCTTTCGCCGAGGGCTGGCGCGCGCTGATGGAGGTGCATGGCGGCATGGAGGAACCGTTCCTGGCGAAAAAGGGCCAGGCGCTGATCTGGACCGCCAACCTGCTGCACGGCGGCAGCCGCCAGACCGACCCCCACCTCACCCGCTGGTCGCAGGTAACCCATTACTATTTCGAGGACTGCATCTGGTACACGCCCGCCTTCAGCGACGAGGCGCTTGGCCGGCTCCGAATGCGTGAACCGGTGGCGATCACCGACGGGGTGCAGCGCAGGAATAGTTGGCTGGGGGAGCCGGTGGCAGTCGATAGACCTGCGAAGCTTAGTCTGCTGCAGCGGGTGAAGCAGGTGAAGTGGCTTGGCCGCTGA
- a CDS encoding ABC transporter permease gives MTQSTMRRLRDGWRIQWRVIHALMIRELTTRFGRENIGFLWIMVEPLLFAGLVSLVWRIMIGPEEHGLEIAAFVISGYLPLTLFRHCVGRSAAVFQANGSLVYHRQVKILDFMVVRLLIELLGGMMAYLFIAIVLVPFDQFPLPENMGLLILGWMLYFLVTASICLIIAPLSEMSEVLEKFLPVTTYIMIPFSGTFTMASFLTPSIREALMWSPFVHCMEMMREGIWGDEVRTYYDTLFPIVFAMILLPFGLVLCRRVRRTMTVD, from the coding sequence ATGACACAATCGACCATGCGCCGCCTGCGCGATGGCTGGCGCATTCAGTGGCGCGTGATACATGCGCTTATGATCCGCGAGCTGACCACCCGCTTCGGGCGGGAAAACATCGGCTTTCTGTGGATCATGGTCGAACCGCTGCTTTTTGCTGGTCTGGTCTCGCTGGTGTGGCGGATCATGATCGGGCCGGAGGAACACGGCCTTGAAATTGCCGCCTTTGTCATCAGCGGCTATCTGCCGCTAACGCTGTTCCGCCATTGCGTGGGTCGTAGCGCGGCCGTGTTCCAGGCCAATGGCAGCCTAGTCTATCACCGACAAGTCAAGATCCTCGACTTCATGGTAGTCCGCCTGCTGATCGAACTGCTGGGCGGAATGATGGCCTATCTGTTCATCGCGATCGTCCTGGTGCCGTTCGACCAGTTTCCACTGCCGGAAAACATGGGTCTGCTGATCCTCGGCTGGATGCTGTACTTCCTCGTGACCGCCTCCATCTGCCTGATCATCGCCCCCCTGTCGGAGATGTCGGAGGTGTTGGAGAAATTCCTGCCCGTGACGACCTACATCATGATTCCGTTTTCCGGCACCTTCACTATGGCTTCGTTCCTGACCCCGTCCATCCGTGAAGCCTTAATGTGGTCGCCTTTTGTCCATTGCATGGAAATGATGCGCGAGGGCATCTGGGGTGACGAGGTAAGGACCTATTATGACACGCTGTTCCCCATCGTCTTTGCAATGATCCTGCTGCCGTTCGGCCTTGTTCTGTGCCGCCGGGTGCGCAGGACCATGACCGTCGATTGA
- a CDS encoding Wzz/FepE/Etk N-terminal domain-containing protein, whose product MKMLLDFMNIEQSFPVETANRHRQENRLVAWLRKRRWFALFVILPTLLATVYYGLIASDVYVSESRFVIKNPDQRGAQMSTLASLVQTTGLTGGQEQANEVMDFIRSRDALAALQREIDIRSRFATPEADLFSRFPSLFSEGSFEDLYQFYRDKVNAQPDTETGVAVLKVEAYTPRDAFEINRNLLQLSERLVNQLNNRARTSAIAEAQREVDLATARARTARIALTEYRNRQQLIDPAAQATGVLAIANELVAQRALLQAQLDQMQRLTPDNPSIPALRSQVAAMSAQIASQDTRVVGVDGDAIASKLGGYEDLFVEQEFATQNLTVANAALVRARAEAVSQQYYLERIVDPNMPDMPVLPRRLLMVIIVAAAATCLYFIGWMLIVGILEHAPDN is encoded by the coding sequence ATGAAGATGTTGCTGGACTTTATGAACATCGAACAATCGTTTCCGGTGGAAACCGCTAACCGGCACCGGCAGGAAAACCGGCTGGTGGCCTGGCTGCGCAAGCGGCGTTGGTTTGCGCTTTTCGTAATTCTGCCCACACTGCTGGCGACCGTCTATTACGGCCTCATCGCGTCGGACGTGTACGTGTCGGAGTCTCGGTTTGTCATCAAGAACCCGGACCAGCGCGGCGCGCAGATGTCGACCCTCGCCAGCTTGGTACAGACCACCGGGCTGACCGGCGGACAGGAACAGGCAAACGAAGTCATGGATTTCATCCGCTCGCGCGATGCACTGGCAGCGCTGCAGCGTGAAATCGACATACGTTCGCGTTTTGCCACGCCGGAGGCGGACCTCTTCAGCCGCTTCCCGTCATTGTTCAGCGAGGGGTCGTTCGAGGATCTGTATCAATTTTACCGCGACAAGGTGAACGCACAGCCGGACACTGAGACGGGCGTGGCCGTGCTGAAGGTGGAAGCCTACACGCCGCGCGACGCGTTCGAGATTAACCGCAATCTGCTGCAGTTGAGTGAACGGCTGGTCAATCAACTGAACAACCGCGCCCGCACCAGCGCCATAGCGGAGGCACAGCGCGAGGTCGATCTGGCGACCGCCCGCGCCCGCACGGCGCGAATTGCGTTGACCGAGTATCGCAACCGGCAGCAGCTGATCGATCCGGCGGCGCAGGCGACTGGGGTGCTTGCGATCGCTAACGAATTGGTGGCGCAGCGGGCCCTGCTGCAGGCGCAGCTCGATCAGATGCAGCGATTGACGCCCGACAATCCATCCATCCCGGCTCTCCGCAGCCAAGTCGCCGCCATGTCCGCCCAAATCGCGTCGCAAGACACGCGGGTCGTGGGGGTCGACGGCGATGCGATCGCGTCCAAGCTGGGTGGGTACGAGGACCTGTTCGTCGAACAGGAATTCGCCACGCAGAACCTGACCGTGGCCAATGCGGCTCTGGTCCGCGCCCGGGCGGAGGCGGTTAGCCAGCAATACTACTTAGAACGCATCGTCGATCCAAATATGCCGGACATGCCGGTCCTGCCGCGCCGCCTGCTGATGGTGATCATCGTGGCGGCCGCGGCCACCTGCCTGTATTTCATCGGCTGGATGCTGATCGTCGGCATTCTCGAGCACGCGCCGGACAACTGA